One segment of Tenrec ecaudatus isolate mTenEca1 chromosome 1, mTenEca1.hap1, whole genome shotgun sequence DNA contains the following:
- the LOC142434047 gene encoding translation machinery-associated protein 7B-like, with amino-acid sequence MSGCEGGKRKPLKQPKKQNKAMDEEEKAFRQKQKEERKKLKEVRAKVTGKGPWPQVE; translated from the coding sequence ATGTCGGGCTGTGAAGGGGGCAAGAGGAAGCCCCTGAAACAACCCAAGAAGCAGAACAAGGCGATGGATGAGGAAGAGAAGGCTTTCCGGcagaaacagaaggaagaaagaaagaaactcaagGAGGTAAGAGCGAAGGTCACGGGGAAGGGCCCCTGGCCACAGGTGGAATGA